Proteins from a genomic interval of Zingiber officinale cultivar Zhangliang chromosome 2A, Zo_v1.1, whole genome shotgun sequence:
- the LOC122042939 gene encoding uncharacterized protein LOC122042939 produces the protein MAAHLGVSLAVAALLWLSCADALGQEYSAAAARHKLKAIRHLKRLNKPPVKTITSPDGDTIDCVHVSRQPAFDHPFLRNHTLQMRPTFFPEGIVNNVESHKKDHSMAQAWHQNGRCPEETVPIRRTKMGDVLRASSVKRYGKKKHRTAPMSVSIDPDLVNESGHQHAIAYVEGDKYYGAKTTINVWRPKIQQANEFSLSQLWILGGAFGDDLNSIEAGWQVSPELYGDNNTRLFTYWTSDAYQATGCYNLLCSGFIQVNNDIAMGASIYPLSNYHGSQYDISILVWKDPQEGHWWIQFGNDYVLGYWPSFLFSYLADSSSMIQWGGEVVNSQLEGEHTSTEMGSGHFPEEGFGKASYFRNIQIVDESNNLRTPMEVGTFTEEPSCYDIRNGNNDDWGHYIYYGGPGRNNNCP, from the exons ATGGCAGCGCATCTCGGCGTGAGCCTTGCCGTGGCGGCGCTTCTCTGGTTATCGTGTGCAGATGCCCTTGGGCAAGAATATTCAGCCGCGGCCGCCCGGCACAAATTGAAGGCGATTCGGCACCTTAAGCGGCTCAACAAGCCCCCCGTTAAGACCATCACg AGTCCTGATGGGGACACAATTGACTGTGTTCATGTCTCTCGCCAACCAGCCTTCGATCACCCCTTCCTCAGAAACCACACCTTACAG ATGAGGCCTACTTTCTTCCCCGAAGGTATCGTGAACAATGTTGAATCCCACAAGAAAGACCACTCAATGGCTCAGGCGTGGCACCAAAATGGGAGGTGTCCCGAGGAGACAGTACCCATCAGGAGAACAAAGATGGGTGATGTGCTTAGAGCAAGCTCTGTGAAAAGGTATGGGAAGAAGAAGCACAGAACCGCCCCAATGTCGGTGTCTATTGACCCTGACCTTGTCAATGAGAGTGGCCACCAG CACGCAATTGCTTATGTAGAGGGAGATAAGTATTATGGGGCAAAAACTACCATAAACGTGTGGAGACCAAAGATTCAGCAGGCCAATGAGTTCAGCTTGTCTCAGCTCTGGATTTTAGGGGGAGCATTTGGGGATGATCTCAATAGTATTGAAGCTGGTTGGCAG GTCAGTCCAGAGCTCTATGGAGATAACAATACAAGGTTATTTACTTATTGGACT AGCGATGCTTATCAAGCGACAGGGTGCTACAATCTTCTATGCTCAGGATTCATCCAGGTCAACAATGACATTGCTATGGGTGCCAGCATATACCCCCTTTCCAACTACCATGGATCACAGTATGACATCAGTATACTCGTTTGGAAG GATCCACAGGAGGGGCATTGGTGGATTCAATTTGGAAATGACTATGTCCTGGGCTACTGGCCTTCGTTCCTGTTTTCCTACTTGGCAGACAGTTCATCGATGATTCAATGGGGAGGGGAGGTGGTCAATTCACAGCTCGAGGGCGAGCATACATCAACAGAGATGGGCAGTGGCCATTTTCCCGAAGAAGGCTTCGGCAAGGCAAGCTACTTCAGGAACATACAGATAGTGGATGAGTCCAACAATCTGAGAACACCTATGGAGGTCGGTACATTCACTGAGGAACCCAGCTGCTATGACATACGGAATGGCAATAATGACGACTGGGGTCACTACATTTATTATGGTGGTCCTGGTAGGAACAATAATTGTCCATAG